In Halopiger aswanensis, the DNA window CGAGATCGGAAGCGCGAGCGGGAGTGAGAGTGAGAGTGGTTACTCCGTGATCGTCAGGACGCCATTTTTTGCGGAGACGTCGCTCGCTTCCGGCGGAAGTTCGAACTCGAACTGCTCGCCGTCTGTCACGATGAGTGCAGTGTCACCGACGATGTCGATCGACACGTCGCCGGCGTCGCTTCCGAAATCCACCGCGATGACGCTCGTGTCGTCGTACTCGACGGTACGGACGATCGCACCGTGGCGGTCGGCGTTTCGGAGTGATTCGGGAACGTTCACACTCTTTCTTGGGGCCTTGGACTTATAAGGG includes these proteins:
- a CDS encoding DUF7127 family protein, giving the protein MNVPESLRNADRHGAIVRTVEYDDTSVIAVDFGSDAGDVSIDIVGDTALIVTDGEQFEFELPPEASDVSAKNGVLTITE